A section of the Pochonia chlamydosporia 170 chromosome 2, whole genome shotgun sequence genome encodes:
- a CDS encoding methylthioribose-1-phosphate isomerase (similar to Verticillium alfalfae VaMs.102 XP_003008283.1): MSTLQAVRYSRGKLEVLDQLRLPHEFHYDDVSTRQEAFDSIATMRTRGAPAIAIVASLGLAVELFKGPVAGNTPEQVIAHIDEALDYLKQSRPTAVDLTNAINQLKARIRASGETKESIIEGFIDEAEKIFEKDLKTNLAIGDHGAEWLKAQVGATSENTVSVLTHCNTGSLATSGHGTALGIIRTLQANGQLRHAFCTETRPYNQGSRLTAFELVFEGIPSTLITDSMAASLFRTKKAEKNIVAVIVGADRVVRNGDTANKIGTYQLAVLAKHHGIKFMVAAPTTSIDLETETGDGIRIEERKREELTQVTGAVIKADGSVDESTKVRVATADQRIEVWNPAFDVTPAEFIDAVVTEKGAVEKGSDGQFDFSKIMPERWAKVVG, encoded by the coding sequence ATGTCTACCCTCCAGGCAGTTCGCTACTCGCGCGGAAAGCTGGAAGTCCTCGATCAACTCCGTCTCCCCCACGAATTCCACTATGACGACGTCTCGACCAGACAAGAAGCCTTCGACAGCATCGCCACCATGCGAACGCGCGGTGCGcctgccattgccatcgttgCCAGCCTAGGACTTGCTGTTGAGCTTTTCAAGGGACCCGTAGCGGGCAACACTCCCGAGCAAGTCATTGCGCATATCGACGAGGCCCTTGACTACTTGAAGCAGAGCCGTCCCACTGCCGTCGACCTCACCAATGCCATTAATCAGCTCAAGGCTCGGATACGAGCCTCTGGCGAAACCAAGGAGTCCATTATCGAAGGTTTCATCGACGAAGCTGAAAAGATTTTCGAAAAGGATCTCAAAACGAACCTCGCCATCGGAGACCACGGTGCGGAGTGGCTCAAGGCTCAAGTTGGCGCCACATCAGAAAACACAGTCTCCGTTCTTACACACTGCAACACCGGCTCTCTAGCTACCTCAGGACATGGCACGGCACTAGGAATTATTCGAACGTTGCAGGCCAATGGCCAGCTACGACATGCATTCTGCAcggagaccagaccatacaACCAGGGCAGTCGACTTACTGCCTTTGAACTAGTCTTTGAAGGCATTCCCAGCACCCTGATCACCGATTCGATGGCTGCTTCGCTGTTCCGCACCAAAAAGGCAGAGAAGAACATTGTTGCCGTTATAGTCGGCGCCGATCGAGTTGTTCGCAACGGCGACACCGCCAACAAGATCGGCACGTATCAGCTCGCAGTCCTCGCAAAACATCACGGTATCAAATTCATGGTAGCGGCGCCCACGACCAGTATTGATTTGGAGACAGAGACGGGCGACGGCATCAGGATTGAGGAGCGGAAGCGGGAGGAGTTGACGCAGGTAACTGGTGCAGTTATCAAGGCGGATGGAAGCGTGGATGAGAGCACAAAGGTCAGAGTTGCTACGGCAGATCAGAGGATTGAAGTGTGGAACCCAGCGTTTGATGTTACGCCGGCCGAGTTTATTGATGCGGTTGTCACTGAAAAGGGGGCCGTTGAGAAGGGTTCGGATGGCCAGTTTGACTTTAGCAAGATTATGCCGGAGCGGTGGGCCAAAGTTGTAGGATGA
- a CDS encoding oxidoreductase, short chain dehydrogenase/reductase family (similar to Talaromyces marneffei ATCC 18224 XP_002147045.1), which yields MPPHPDPAAQKFTATSHHDTYPSISKSDHTGRTVFITGASKGIGRATAISFARAGAANIIVGARSNLDQLERDIQEAASSANHSTRVIKLSLDVTSEKEVDAAFEVVKQHVSSIDILINNAGYLEEFKPVAESNRSEWWKTWEVNIKGLYLVTQTFLPLVLKSDAKTLINVSSIGALRNRFGASSYQTTKSAVLRITEFLDLEYKDQGLLAFAIHPGGVPTELALGMPKDSHGVLIDTPELAADTVSWLTQERREWIAGRYVSVCWDMNEFVGKKDEIVEGDKLKMRIVI from the coding sequence ATGCCTCCTCACCCCGATCCAGCCGCGCAGAAATTCACTGCCACAAGCCACCACGATACATATCCGTCCATCTCCAAGTCCGATCACACCGGCAGGACAGTCTTCATCACTGGCGCATCAAAAGGAATTGGTCGCGCAACTGCCATCTCATTTGCGAGAGCCGGCGCGGCAAACATCATCGTCGGAGCACGTTCAAACCTCGACCAGCTCGAGAGAGATATCCAGGAAGCGGCGTCATCAGCAAACCACTCAACCAGAGTGATCAAGCTTTCGCTAGATGTCACGTCTGAAAAAGAGGTTGATGCCGCGTTTGAAGTTGTGAAACAGCACGTCTCATCTATTgacatcctcatcaacaatgcgGGATACCTAGAAGAGTTCAAGCCAGTTGCCGAATCGAACAGATCAGAGTGGTGGAAAACGTGGGAAGTCAACATAAAGGGTCTTTACCTCGTCACTCAAACCTTCCTACCTCTCGTACTGAAAAGCGATGCCAAAACTCTCATCAATGTGAGTTCCATTGGTGCACTGCGAAACCGCTTCGGAGCATCAAGTTACCAGACTACAAAATCGGCCGTGCTTCGTATAACGGAGTTTTTGGACCTGGAGTATAAGGACCAAGGGCTTCTTGCGTTTGCCATTCATCCAGGAGGCGTGCCTACTGAGTTGGCGCTGGGGATGCCCAAAGATTCGCATGGGGTGCTTATTGATACGCCTGAGTTGGCGGCGGATACGGTTAGTTGGTTGACGCAGGAGAGGAGGGAATGGATTGCGGGGAGGTATGTGAGTGTGTGCTGGGATATGAATGAGTTTGTGGGAAAGAAGGATGAGATTGTTGAGGGGGATAAGCTGAAGATGAGAATTGTCATTTAA
- a CDS encoding acetylornithine deacetylase (similar to Metarhizium acridum CQMa 102 XP_007816033.1) yields MRSTILATLALVPLATCNQQPIDGPTSHTATSSQTPSYRDELLSLHKNLISIPSISGNENAVGNFLVDYLTSRGYHANLQPVAARDTTPRNHNRFNVLAWKGDRSPTPRVIVSSHIDVVPPHIPYSISPGAVAPETMIMGRGSVDAKGSVASMIIALDQLHSSNTITPQDDVMLLFVVGEEVAGDGMATFSKSLSKMKEPPTFDAVIFGEPTENKLACGHKGGLFCDINAHGVPGHSGYPWLGKSANELMVRAMVKILDADLGSSELFGNTTFNIGHMEGGLAGNVIPEKATVKFAGRVAIGPQNTGHEIVRSKIQSILDEVDADAFEMTCSHGYGSVKSNCDVEGFDKITVNYGTDIPNLAGNYTRYLYGPGNILVAHGARENLTVADLEEAVEGYQKLVVHALKQ; encoded by the exons ATGCGCTCAACAATCCTTGCCACGCTGgcgttggtgccattggcgaCATGCAACCAACAGCCAATTGATGGCCCAACCTCACACACAGCCACATCCAGCCAAACACCCTCATATCGCGACGAATTGCTCAGCCTTCACAAGAACCTCATCTCAATTCCCTCCATCTCAGGGAACGAAAACGCCGTGGGCAATTTCCTCGTCGACTACCTCACCTCGCGTGGCTACCATGCCAATCTGCAACCCGTTGCCGCCAGGGACACTACCCCAAGAAATCATAACCGCTTCAACGTGCTAGCATGGAAAGGCGACAGAAGTCCCACACCCAGAGTCATCGTATCCTCACATATCGATGTCGTTCCTCCGCATATTCCATACTCCATTTCCCCTGGGGCAGTCGCGCCGGAAACCATGATCATGGGCCGTGGCTCAGTCGACGCAAAAGGCAGTGTGGCATCCATGATCATTGCCCTCGACCAGCTTCACTCCTCAAACACAATCACCCCCCAGGACGACGTCATGCTTCTCTTCGTGGTGGGCGAGGAAGTTGCCGGCGATGGGATGGCCACGTTCAGCAAGTCGctgtccaagatgaaggagcCTCCTACTTTTGACGCAGTAATCTTTGGCGAGCCCACTGAGAATAAGCTCGCCTGCGGCCACAAAGGCGGCTTGTTCTGTGATATCAATGCCCATGGTGTTCCGGGACATAGCGGCTACCCATGGCTAGGCAAGTCGGCAAACGAATTGATGGTGCGGGCCATGGTCAAGATTCTGGACGCGGATTTGGGGAGCTCAGAGCTTTTTGGCAACACGACTTTCAATATTGGCCATATGGAAGGTGGCTTAGCAGGAAATGTTATTCCCGAAAAGGCAACTGTCAAGTTTGCAGGGAGAGTGGCAATTGGCCCACAGAACACGGGGCATGAGATTGTGCGATCTAAGATTCAGAGTATtctggatgaggttgatgccgATGCGTTTGAGATGACCTGTAGTCATGGGTATGGGTCAGTAAAGAGTAATTGTGACGTGGAGG GCTTTGATAAGATCACTGTCAATTACGGGACGGACATCCCCAACTTGGCAGGGAATTACACGCGGTACCTTTATGGCCCTGGCAACATTCTCGTTGCTCATGGCGCGAGGGAAAACTTGACAGTTGCGGACTTGGAGGAAGCTGTTGAGGGATACCAGAAGTTGGTTGTCCATGCGCTAAAGCAGTAA
- a CDS encoding nucleoside deaminase (similar to Metarhizium acridum CQMa 102 XP_007813637.1) — MQNILSYLTAALSVGQAPLSDVPLSTRNYWMSRANAALHEVTGNPCPAQAFGSVIVNHTAGGLGELICIGANNVLSGNPTLHGETAAINNCSAILTDPKGPYKLSGQETLTAWADLTLYTNAEPCPMCATAIRWAGFKELVFGSSTKSLKEYNWTLISLSAEGLFKYTNGLPSKTAVLGGVLANETDAYFKWQFTGGSDCPPGCKKEGSECRAKVGGHAKSEENRQAAGYWSWLSKM; from the exons ATGCAAAATATTTTGAGTTATCTTACCGCGGCCTTATCTGTCGGCCAAGCTCCTCTGAGCGATGTCCCGCTCAGCACGCGTAACTACTGGATGAGCAGGGCAAACGCTGCTCTTCACGAGGTCACCGGAAATCCATGTCCCGCCCAGGCCTTTGGATCTGTGATTGTGAATCACACAGCTGGCGGACTGGGTGAGCTCATCTGTATTGGGGCCAACAATGTTTTGTCTGGCAATCCGACCCTTCACG GAGAAACCGCCGCAATCAACAACTGCAGTGCTATTCTGACGGACCCAAAAGGGCCGTACAAGCTGTCGGGCCAAGAGACGCTGACGGCTTGGGCTGATCTCACGTTGTACACCAACGCCGAGCCGTGTCCCATGTGCGCGACGGCCATACGTTGGGCAGGCTTCAAGGAACTCGTATTTGGCAGTAGCACCAAATCCTTAAAGGAATATAACTGGACCTTGATAAGTCTCTCCGCGGAGGGGTTGTTCAAGTACACAAATGGCTTGCCGAGCAAGACGGCAGTCTTGGGAGGTGTCTTGGCGAATGAAACGGATGCGTACTTCAAATGGCAGTTTACTGGGGGGTCGGATTGCCCTCCTGGGTGTAAGAAGGAGGGATCAGAATGTCGTGCCAAGGTTGGTGGACATGCAAAGTCTGAGGAAAACAGACAAGCGGCGGGCTATTGGAGTTGGTTGAGCAAGATGTGA
- a CDS encoding tubulin (similar to Aspergillus flavus NRRL3357 XP_002381645.1): MSRSIDKFPEPKTKKQVKVIVATASRTGTLSVYRAMKILGYKPYHMAEVVLEGGAPHMEVLTEAITAQYNRFSGIKRYNRQDFDKWLAEYDCLVEIPYFMGPEVLEAYADDPNVKFILTDRDPDKWVTSVNKTAGELVSQMDQFPLNVLQYFNGDVRKFLNLNKAIYGAIADGTSPGDKDNREAMRRNYASYIEMAKRILPADRLLYFRLEDGLGWEQICPFLEIPIPDEPFPKPNDQENFKKEVGGWMNPRIQSAMLKLGALVVPAVGSLAYFGIKYRSAFKLGL, translated from the exons ATGTCTCGAAGTATCGACAAGTTTCCTGagcccaagaccaagaaacAGGTCAAGGTCATTGTGGCAACGGCTAGCAG AACGGGAACGCTCAGCGTTTATAGAGCAATGAAGATTTTGGGCTACAAGCCATACCATATGGCTGAGGTGGTTCTGGAAGGCGGTGCGCCTCACATGGAAGTTCTCACGGAGGCTATCACGGCGCAGTATAACCGATTCTCGGGCATCAAGCGGTACAACAGGCAAGACTTTGACAAGTGGCTTGCTGAGTATGAT TGTCTCGTTGAAATCCCCTACTTCATGGGTCCTGAAGTCCTCGAAGCCTACGCCGACGACCCGAACGTCAAGTTTATCCTTACGGACCGCGACCCTGACAAATGGGTCACTTCTGTGAATAAGACGGCTGGCGAACTTGTCTCCCAGATGGATCAGTTTCCGTTGAATGTGCTGCAGTACTTCAACGGTGATGTGCGCAAGTTTCTGAACctcaacaaggccatttATGGGGCGATTGCGGATGGAACCTCCCCCGGCGATAAGGACAATAGAGAAGCTATGCGGAGGAATTACGCTTCTTA CATCGAAATGGCCAAGCGCATCCTCCCCGCCGACCGCCTCCTCTACTTCCGTCTTGAAGACGGTCTTGGATGGGAGCAAATATGTCCGTTCCTCGAGATTCCTATTCCTGATGAGCCGTTCCCCAAACCGAACGATCAGGAAAACTTCAAGAAGGAAGTTGGCGGGTGGATGAACCCTCGCATTCAGAGTGcgatgctgaagctgggTGCTTTGGTTGTGCCTGCAGTGGGCAGTCTGGCGTATTTCGGCATCAAGTATCGATCTGCATTTAAGTTAGGACTCTAA
- a CDS encoding bZIP transcription factor (similar to Metarhizium acridum CQMa 102 XP_007815852.1), with the protein MSDDNDLQSNGYSSHTHPIERSDSSVSTTTSENNEPDTSQPVIHQPIPTRPRLPSRKSSGPLVVPRDSSEVGPVEAHFGPDDVRAMSPRRTSEDIDRLGKEAREEMRRHAKALQDSLITIFNRIEAVREEHDKLDNNNKFLQKYIGDLMSTTKITASGSRVKK; encoded by the exons ATGTCAGACGACAACGATCTACAGTCTAATGGCTACAGCAGCCACACACATCCCATCGAACGATCCGATTCCTCAGTGTCAACTACCACATCGGAAAACAATGAGCCTGACACCAGTCAGCCTGTAATTCACCAACCCATTCCCACTCGCCCACGATTACCTAGTCGAAAGAGTAGTGGCCCATTGGTAGTTCCCCGCGACAGCTCCGAAGTTGGTCCAGTTGAGGCTCATTTTGGCCCCGATGATGTCAGAGCCATGAGCCCACGTCGCACCAGCGAAGATATTGACCGACttggaaaagaagcaagGGAAGAAATGCGAAG GCATGCTAAAGCATTGCAAGACTCGCTCATAACTATTTTCAACCGCATAGAAGCAGTGCGCGAGGAACACGACAAACTCGATAACAACAACAAGTTCTTGCAAAAGTACATCGGCGACCTCATGAGCACTACCAAGATAACTGCCTCCGGTAGCCGCGTAAAGAAATGA
- a CDS encoding TMEM1 family protein (similar to Aspergillus oryzae RIB40 XP_001818768.1), giving the protein MEQQSSTSKVTVQYFDPHDVYKLLAPGLVPRLPLHHLHWQSHAGPLRSIDTLHVDLVPGDATPSAEPAASNSRRSTIVSRDDGFQTQQVGGQPASTENDDKQTAVTKTSSSGQRRHQIPGLRSTPYLKVLLVRCDDNDSYKATVRTEIREWIKEHTPPSSSSKKASNQEKHDAFEWLILHVVIPNTTAATQPRSSGSKGESGSADKTSTASRWRTGSTPLMEKLRSDFNSSSKGTPDRVAQIRIGINDVPYDLLPRVVPAVPSGYSETEQDAANAWNELMGKFKTLILSSFDMRVTQYEEDIKERDGQRSLPGWNFCTFFILKEGLARGFENVGLVEDALVGYDELSVGLDTVLREQAESGAPEKHGGALLTYTEELQKTARQALVDLSGDGGDDEAEDLQKQETASTDVQDIPISSSKKAYRDMILANKVSVFDFRCYIFSRQLSLLLRLGNASATREELLAKLKDQHDSILHGVAPLLPPMNNDDGLENLAMLSEVCRRTLEFIPSISQVMRQDITASLLNNANSNTGGDTQLTALDPLLLETIDNMIASFAFTVAQQILTQTSTKALPILPTILAMDDGSEQKSSIPEPKTMLHPARSSSLHVQTSPRPPPSPGFPGPNRQSSFAESESQNSSFNKLGLEELAARRAELYMLSRSILEGLGNKRSWSNGWDEAPVVGEPGLDGLEDINLDDDDDTKPRETPGDKAAAPSSAGIDNIVLRTASDNTDDFYRLHEILTRRAMQDYSVANHDHAVQSCTADLAVLKVHMKEYKAATRDFERATPFFGRNGWSLLELSLLIMYCRCLSELRSNDRFVDVALTLLIKSCAAERERREQRPVLGKVQKPNVHNDSPVREVAAKLFALASEPSSPVKVTLASFVMDVSLEGTPVYHDGKDGCSLNISLRSLLPEKLPVDSAKLRLTCIDGGPCRDINLETKGDVILTPGRNTISVECNSVVPGRYRVSRLALVSGQLFLHHEQDANTLSPRSSNIFRDPDVTLFQRTSALDAQLTASKHISLGRNNALDLVVSSGWNTLKSCDVKIRPTTGGLRLLTTEAKLVDESIKFAKPPEAGAVFFGPMDAGSSITVRFPYSIEQDLGDVSVRVEATYETTSGGSYYLAKSIMVPVSLAVGVNVQDVFKQKELFSRFNVETASSSPVRLFKSELVESELFETSFGIPPASSVMVFPKQHATLLYKVKRKEGAKVGARAGRTLQLKLYYSVLQTEIEELIQSSVLEGLKGTPLELYSMVTVARVLEETRNGLQAHDLERAALVGQVTTSYLENVPWAHYLRGLGSIPGTTDDATARLAEFLDDWQKKHARMTIPTRTPLEPSSLTIPVEIPSLSVVHTADMRIDHSLLDHLAGSPSAGPPAASVNQVLPTTLHLKWTRIWDTDAVAREDEEFSYEVTAPSDAWLIGGRRKGHFVIPGGKTPSAMSSTAETEAEIPLVLIPQREGYLPYPAVEIKEVPSTDGRVPPPCEVDFRNLGETVRVVSERKSVTVSLDASGPGGGPLVFETEGLHRQKGRIVA; this is encoded by the exons ATGGAACAGCAGTCATCGACATCGAAAGTGACAG TCCAGTACTTTGATCCTCACGATGTGTACAAGCTGCTCGCCCCTGGTCTAGTTCCTCGATTACcattgcatcatcttcactggCAGTCGCATGCTGGACCTCTCCGATCCATCGACACCTTGCATGTGGACTTGGTGCCAGGAGATGCCACACCGTCGGCCGAACCCGCAGCTTCCAATTCAAGGCGGTCAACCATTGTCTCGCGTGACGATGGCTTCCAGACCCAACAAGTAGGTGGTCAACCTGCTTCGACCGAAAACGATGATAAGCAGACTGCTGTGACCAAGACGTCTTCGTCCGGCCAGCGGCGCCATCAGATTCCCGGCTTGCGCAGCACTCCCTATCTCAAGGTGCTCCTCGTGCGGTGCGACGACAACGATTCCTACAAGGCCACCGTAAGAACAGAGATTCGAGAATGGATCAAGGAACACACGCCGCCGTCGAGCTCATCAAAAAAGGCTAGCAACCAGGAGAAGCACGATGCTTTTGAGTGGCTCATACTGCATGTCGTCATCCCAAACACGACGGCTGCCACCCAACCCCGAAGCAGCGGTAGCAAGGGTGAAAGCGGTTCCGCAGATAAGACGTCCACCGCATCCCGATGGAGAACAGGGTCTACGCCGTTGATGGAAAAGCTCCGATCGGATTTCAACTCGTCCAGCAAAGGGACCCCGGACCGCGTTGCCCAGATCCGCATTGGCATCAACGATGTTCCATACGACCTATTGCCGAGGGTGGTCCCCGCTGTGCCGTCTGGCTACTCGGAGACAGAGCAAGATGCTGCGAATGCATGGAACGAGTTGATGGGAAAATTCAAGACCTTGATTCTCAGCTCTTTTGACATGAGAGTGACTCAGTATGAGGAAGATATCAAAGAAAGGGACGGACAAAGAAGTCTACCGGGCTGGAATTTCTGTACATTCTTCATCCTGAAAGAAGGATTGGCAAGAGGCTTTGAGAATGTCGGTCTTGTCGAGGACGCTCTCGTCGGCTATGACGAGCTCAGCGTTGGGCTTGACACTGTCCTTCGTGAACAAGCCGAGAGCGGAGCGCCAGAGAAACATGGAGGTGCCTTGCTGACATATACGGAGGAACTACAAAAGACAGCCAGACAAGCTCTGGTGGATCTTTCTGGTGatggcggcgacgatgaggcGGAAGATCTGCAAAAGCAAGAAACAGCCAGCACGGACGTCCAAGACATCCCTATCAGCTCGTCGAAAAAAGCCTACCGGGATATGATTCTAGCGAATAAGGTATCGGTGTTTGACTTTAGATGCTACATCTTCTCTAGACAGCTGTCATTGCTCCTGCGCTTGGGAAACGCGTCGGCTACGAGAGAAGAGctgttggcaaagttgaaggACCAGCATGATTCTATTCTCCACGGCGTAGCGCCCCTTTTACCGCCCATGAATAATGATGACGGGCTGGAGAACTTGGCCATGCTCTCCGAAGTGTGCCGACGGACGTTGGAATTCATTCCGTCTATTTCTCAAGTCATGCGCCAGGATATCACCGCCTCATTGCTGAACAATGCCAATTCTAATACCGGAGGGGACACGCAGCTAACAGCCTTGGATCCGTTGCTGCTAGAAACGATAGACAACATGATTGCATCGTTCGCATTTACAGTTGCGCAACAAATTTTGACACAAACGTCGACGAAAGCATTGCCCATCCTGCCAACAATTTTGGCTATGGATGACGGATCGGAGCAAAAGTCGTCTATTCCAGAGCCAAAGACCATGCTACACCCCGCTAGATCTTCCTCGTTGCATGTGCAGACCTCTCCTAGACCACCGCCTAGTCCTGGATTCCCTGGTCCGAATAGGCAGTCAAGCTTTGCCGAGTCTGAATCCCAAAACTCATCCTTCAACAAACTGGGGTTGGAAGAGTTGGCGGCTCGACGGGCAGAGTTATACATGCTGTCAAGAAGCATATTGGAGGGACTGGGAAACAAACGAAGTTGGTCTaatggatgggatgaggcACCGGTGGTCGGCGAACCAGGCTTGGACGGCTTGGAAGATATTAACCtagatgacgatgacgataCCAAGCCCAGAGAAACGCCTGGTGACAAGGCTGCTGCACCATCAAGTGCGGGAATTGACAATATCGTCCTACGAACCGCTAGCGATAACACAGACGACTTTTACCGCCTACATGAAATTCTGACCCGCAGAGCCATGCAGGACTATTCAGTTGCCAACCACGACCATGCCGTTCAGTCTTGTACAGCCGACTTGGCTGTTCTCAAGGTTCACATGAAGGAATACAAGGCTGCTACGAGAGACTTTGAGCGAGCAACACCATTTTTTGGGCGCAACGGCTGGAGCCTCTTGGAACTATCCCTGCTAATCATGTATTGCCGTTGTCTGAGTGAGCTGAGATCAAACGATCGCTTTGTCGATGTTGCGTTGACCTTGCTAATTAAGTCCTGTGCGGCTGAaagggagaggagggagcAACGGCCAGTGTTGGGGAAAGTGCAAAAACCTAATGTCCACAATGACTCTCCTGTTAGGGAAGTTGCGGCCAAGCTCTTCGCTCTAGCATCGGAGCCTTCATCCCCGGTCAAGGTTACATTGGCAAGCTTTGTCATGGATGTTTCATTAGAGGGAACACCGGTGTACCACGATGGCAAGGACGGGTGCTCGTTGAACATTTCACTCAGAAGCCTCTTGCCGGAAAAATTACCGGTGGATTCAGCGAAATTGAGACTAACATGTATTGACGGCGGGCCTTGCAGAGATATCAACTTGGAAACCAAAGGAGATGTCATTCTTACTCCGGGTAGGAACACCATCTCTGTTGAGTGTAAC TCCGTCGTTCCGGGAAGATATCGAGTGAGCCGGCTGGCTCTGGTGTCGGGCCAACTGTTCCTGCACCATGAGCAAGACGCCAACACGTTGTCCCCTCGAAGCAGCAATATTTTCCGGGATCCCGATGTTACCTTATTCCAACGTACCAGTGCTTTGGACGCGCAGCtcacagccagcaagcaCATCAGTCTTGGCAGAAACAATGCACTTGATCTTGTCGTCAGCTCCGGGTGGAACACATTGAAGAGCTGCGATGTGAAAATCCGACCAACAACGGGTGGTCTTCGTCTATTAACAACGGAGGCCAAGTTGGTAGACGAGTCTATAAAGTTCGCGAAACCTCCAGAAGCCGGTGCCGTTTTCTTCGGACCGATGGACGCAGGCTCATCCATTACCGTGCGATTCCCATACTCTATCGAACAAGACCTGGGCGATGTGTCGGTAAGGGTAGAGGCGACATATGAGACAACATCCGGCGGATCATATTATCTGGCAAAGTCCATCATGGTGCCAGTGTCACTTGCTGTGGGGGTGAATGTACAAGATGTGTTCAAGCAAAAGGAGTTGTTCTCACGGTTCAACGTCgaaacagcatcatccagCCCTGTGCGACTATTCAAGAGCGAGCTTGTGGAGTCGGAGCTGTTTGAGACCTCTTTTGGCATCCCGCCAGCGAGCAGCGTCATGGTTTTCCCAAAGCAGCACGCTACACTACTGTATAAAGTCAAACGGAAGGAGGGGGCGAAAGTGGGTGCGCGAGCCGGCAGGACACTGCAGCTCAAGTTATACTACAGCGTGCTACAGACGGAAATAGAGGAGCTGATACAGTCGTCAGTGCTAGAGGGCCTCAAGGGTACACCGCTCGAGTTGTACTCCATGGTCACGGTGGCACGTGTGCtggaagaaacaagaaacgGGCTACAGGCGCACGACCTAGAACGAGCAGCACTGGTTGGCCAAGTCACGACTTCGTATCTCGAAAACGTCCCGTGGGCACATTACCTGCGCGGGCTCGGCTCCATACCCGGCACGACGGACGACGCAACAGCAAGATTGGCCGAGTTCCTCGACGActggcagaagaagcacgCTCGCATGACCATACCAACACGCACCCCATTGGAGCCATCGTCGCTCACCATCCCAGTTGAGATCCCGTCCCTCTCCGTCGTACACACGGCCGACATGCGCATCGACCACTCCCTCCTCGACCACCTGGCTGGTTCTCCCTCGGCCGGCCCTCCCGCCGCCTCCGTGAACCAGGTGCTCCCCACGACGCTTCATCTCAAATGGACACGCATCTGGGACACAGACGCCGTGGCCCGCGAAGACGAAGAGTTCAGCTATGAAGTCACGGCCCCCAGCGACGCTTGGTTGATTGGCGGTCGTCGAAAGGGCCACTTTGTGATACCAGGCGGCAAGACACCCAGCGCCATGTCCTCAACCGCAGAGACGGAAGCCGAAATCCCGCTTGTCCTCATCCCCCAGCGGGAGGGATACCTGCCATACCCAGCCGTGGAAATTAAGGAAGTCCCATCAACAGACGGCCGAGTCCCACCCCCATGTGAAGTCGACTTCAGAAACTTAGGAGAAACGGTGAGAGTCGTCAGCGAGCGCAAGAGCGTAACAGTCAGCCTAGACGCCAGTGGTCCAGGCGGCGGACCACTGGTCTTTGAGACGGAAGGATTGCATAGACAAAAGGGCAGGATAGTAGCGTAA